A stretch of Glandiceps talaboti chromosome 18, keGlaTala1.1, whole genome shotgun sequence DNA encodes these proteins:
- the LOC144449435 gene encoding required for meiotic nuclear division protein 1 homolog, giving the protein MSFLTQFTRCVTTSVRRFTCRSPDGLQNQLSCTRRSTGWQLDNSLRRFGSTSTQSSSKVASVNNNLYQSSRHTTTRGRIVSGSQGVSSCNNGHSNSNHMACKECVHTCLRSQKTGVQNDLLPFTKYNGRLKYESYNTSNLINKFKTGALLPAIGQNFSVLFHNCSSTIDVHRCVQYQVRWNSTSSHGDTHTQKIMADLSIKSQREKKKDKEGSGDKKHLKSRPRTKNPSRLTKEDLEDYFLCTAFSTAEEYNLEHLNFDLQAQKLCTLSSMPQDVQDVLHMKTNNAVGGELDREPGEIFFFREGSVVFWNVKNTTMKKVMRIISKHEIGSYEVALVNWENEQMLYKYTDQSTKLVKDEIMLNSANNPQATTLEKFTFSNAMALSVKLAIWEYSLDRFVGSIEWVPENLKAGRRLNMSMQEVMKRVGELFELRHHINLSSDLLMTPDFYWDRESLELIYSRMCNYLNIARRTKVMNEKLNHCSEMVELMRTHLNDRHSLRLEWMIILLIAIEVVFEIVHYVERFIEKQYPPEMVPSHPPSS; this is encoded by the exons ATGTCATTTCTGACCCAATTCACCAGATGTGTTACAACCAGTGTAAGAAGATTTACTTGTAGATCACCAGATGGTCTACAGAACCAACTTAGTTGTACCAGAAGGTCTACTGGATGGCAATTAGATAATAGTCTCAGAAGATTTGGTTCTACGTCAACACAGTCTTCATCCAAAGTTGCATCAGTAAACAATAACTTGTATCAGTCTTCTAGACATACCACTACCAGAGGAAGAATTGTATCAGGCAGTCAAGGTGTCAGTAGTTGTAATAATGGCCACTCCAATAGCAATCACATGGCTTGCAAAGAATGCGTACATACTTGTTTGCGATCTCAGAAAACTGGAGTACAAAATGACCTATTGccatttacaaaatacaatggAAGACTGAAGTATGAAAGTTATAATACCAGCAACTTGATAAACAAGTTCAAGACAGGGGCTTTGTTGCCAGCAATAGGCCAGAACTTTTCTGTGCTATTTCACAATTGTAGTAGCACTATTGATGTGCATAGATGTGTTCAATATCAAGTAAGATGGAACTCAACATCTAGTCATGGTGACACTCACACTCAGAAAATCATGGCCGACTTGAGTATCAAGTCTCAGAGAGAGAAGAAAAAAGATAAGGAAGGAAGTGGTGATAAGAAACATTTGAAGTCTAGACCAAGGACTAAAAACCCATCCAGACTTACAAAGGAAGATTTAGAG GATTACTTCCTATGTACGGCATTTTCTACTGCAGAGGAATATAATTTGGAACATCTCAACTTTGATTTACAAGCCCAGAAACTATGTACACTATCATCCATGCCACAAG ATGTTCAAGATGTGCTACATATGAAGACTAACAATGCTGTCGGTGGAGAACTCGACAGAGAACCAGGAGAGATTTTCTTTTTCAGGGAAGGGTCTGTTGTTTTCTGGAATGTGAAGAATACTACG AtgaaaaaagtaatgagaaTTATCAGTAAACATGAGATAGGAAGCTATGAAGTTGCTCTTGTGAACTGGGAGAATGAACAAATGTTGTACAAGTACACTGA TCAGAGTACCAAACTGGTCAAAGATGAAATCATGCTAAACTCAGCTAACAATCCACAAGCTACTACCCTTGAGAAATTTACATTTTCTAACGCAATGGCTCTCTCAG TCAAATTAGCAATATGGGAATATTCTCTAGATAGATTTGTCGGATCCATAGAATGGGTGCCTGAG AATCTGAAGGCTGGCAGGAGGCTGAATATGTCCATGCAGGAAGTCATGAAGAGAGTTGGAGAATTGTTTGAATTACGTCACCATATCAATCTCAGCTCTGACCTCCTAATGACCCCTGATTTCTATTGGGACAGAGAGAGTCTTGAACTGATCTATAGCAGAATGTGTAATTATCTCAACATAGCTAGGAGAACTAAG GTAATGAATGAGAAATTGAATCACTGTTCTGAAATGGTTGAGTTGATGAGAACTCATCTCAATGACAGACATTCTCTGAGATTAGAGTGGATGATTATCCTGCTTATCGCTATCGAG GTTGTATTTGAGATTGTACATTATGTGGAAAGGTTTATTGAGAAGCAGTACCCACCAGAGATGGTGCCAAGTCATCCACCATCTAGCTAA
- the LOC144449623 gene encoding centromere protein V-like, whose translation MQAQKLVCIQTHRNHRLKQYKMSGDLVKHTGGCHCGAVRFEVLAPASLEVADCNCSVCVKKQNRHFVVPDSKFKLLQGEENLTCYTFNTHVAKHTFCKTCGVQSFYTPRSNPDGKGIAIHCLDPGTVTGVSTLNVDGEHWEEWMAKNAAFSDKSKD comes from the exons ATGCAAGCACAGAAACTTGTCTGTATTCAAACACACCGCAATCATAG ATTGAAGCAATATAAGATGAGTGGTGATTTAGTGAAACATACTGGTGGCTGTCACTGTGGTGCCGTCAGATTTGAAGTCTTAGCACCTGCATCTCTGGAAGTTGCTGACTgcaa TTGCAGTGTTTGTGTCAAGAAACAAAACAGACACTTTGTTGTTCCCGATTCTAAGTTTAAACTTTTACAG GGAGAAGAAAACTTGACGTGTTATACTTTCAACACTCATGTAGCTAAACACACTTTCTGTAAAACATGTGGAGTGCAGAGTTTCTATACACCAAGATCCAACCCAGATGGCAAAG GTATAGCTATCCATTGTTTGGATCCAGGAACTGTGACTGGGGTGTCAACACTTAATGTGGATGGTGAACATTGGGAGGAATGGATGGCAAAGAATGCAGCATTCAGCGACAAGTCTAAGGATTAA
- the LOC144449583 gene encoding N-acetylglucosaminyl-phosphatidylinositol de-N-acetylase-like gives MLFVVIVLTFVLHAIVVHRKQRIKNRLSDKNVMIITAHPDDECMFFAPTILHFKEKHLVCFSSGNYYGHGEVRRKELYKSCSILGVPQQNISIIDNSNLQDDPNIVWDEDLLSNLILDKIQKNQIQVVITFDDYGVSGHSNHISLFKAVKKLSSQNQLPPNVEAYSLQSIPIWRKYLLLLDLPISYVEPQDLLFVSSWSGVWKAQKAMYAHWSQFVWFRILYILFSRYMVVNTLTPITS, from the exons ATGTTGTTCGTTGTTATCGTACTGACATTTGTATTGCACGCTATTGTAGTTCATCGAAAACAGCGAATTAAGAACAGATTGTCTGATAAGAATGTAATGATAATAACTGCACATCCAGATGACGAATGTATGTTCTTTGCGCCTACAATTCTCCATTTCAAAGAGAAACATCTCGTCTGTTTCAGTTCAG GTAACTACTATGGTCATGGAGAGGTGAGACGAAAAGAACTGTATAAAAGTTGTAGTATACTTGGAGTACCTcaacaaaacatatcaataattGACAACAG TAATTTACAAGACGATCCCAACATAGTTTGGGATGAAGATCTGTTGTCTAACCTTATCCTTGACAAGATACAGAAAAATCAAATACAAGTG GTGATAACTTTTGATGATTATGGTGTGAGCGGTCATTCAAACCACATTTCTCTATTCAAAGCAGTCAA GAAGTTATCAAGTCAGAATCAACTACCACCAA ATGTTGAAGCATACAGTTTACAAAGTATACCAATTTGGAGAAAGTATCTGTTATTGTTGGATCTACCTATCAGTTATGTAGAACCTCAGGATCTGTTATTTGTATCATCATGGTCTGGAGTATGGAAAGCACAG AAAGCCATGTATGCACACTGGAGTCAGTTTGTATGGTTTCGAATCCTGTATATCTTATTTTCACGATATATGGTGGTTAACACTCTCACACCAATCACAAGCTGA